A region of Etheostoma cragini isolate CJK2018 chromosome 2, CSU_Ecrag_1.0, whole genome shotgun sequence DNA encodes the following proteins:
- the c1qtnf6b gene encoding complement C1q tumor necrosis factor-related protein 1, protein MLAVCLRLLLLLPLAFCVPSPSRSPSRVCRRCCDHLEPPAATGQYQLPEVRTVINMTILKGDKGDRGDKGTPGKPGLEGPPGARGPMGPKGPKGQAGTPGDACKIPHSSFSVGRRKSLHSVDYYQALVFDTVFVNLYGHFNMFKGKFYCYVPGIYFFNINIHTWNFKETYLHLMHNDKEQVILYAQPSERSIMQSQSVMMDLALNDEVWVRLYKRERENAIYSDDVDVYITFNGYLLAPSIQ, encoded by the exons ATGTTGGCGGTGTGTTTGAGGCTGCTTTTGCTCCTCCCCCTGGCTTTCTgtgtcccctccccctccagaTCTCCTTCCAGAGTCTGTAGACGGTGCTGCGACCACCTGGAGCCGCCAGCAGCCACGGGACAATATCAGCTACCTGAGGTCCGCACTGTCATCAACATGACCATCCTCAAAG GTGATAAAGGAGACAGAGGCGACAAGGGTACACCTGGCAAACCCGGCTTAGAGGGACCTCCCGGCGCGCGAGGACCCATGGGACCTAAAGGCCCCAAAGGCCAGGCAGGCACCCCTGGAGATGCCTGCAAGATCCCTCACTCATCCTTCTCGGTGGGACGCCGCAAGTCCCTGCACAGCGTGGACTACTACCAGGCGCTGGTGTTTGACACTGTGTTCGTCAACCTCTACGGCCACTTCAACATGTTCAAAGGCAAGTTCTACTGCTACGTGCCAGGGATCTACTTCTTCAACATTAACATCCACACCTGGAACTTTAAGGAGACCTACCTCCACCTGATGCACAACGACAAGGAGCAGGTGATCCTGTACGCTCAGCCCAGCGAGAGGTCCATCATGCAGAGCCAGAGTGTCATGATGGACCTGGCTCTGAATGACGAGGTCTGGGTGCGACTCTacaagagggagagggagaacgCCATTTACAGTGACGACGTGGATGTTTACATCACCTTCAACGGATACCTCTTGGCACCTAGCAtccagtga